Below is a window of Blastocatellia bacterium DNA.
CGGCATAGATGACGCGCACGAGCCATCGCCACGGGAAGAATTGAGAGAAGAAGGCATTGATCCCGAAGACACCACCAAGCACGCGCCCGTGTCGCGTGATGACATACAGCCGCTCGGCGCAATGTTGTGGCGTCAAACCAAGCGGCGCAAGCGCTTCAGCGGGGACTTCCTGATAGGGGAGGAAGACGAAACGCCCATGCTGATCCCGACGACGCGCCCATCGCGCGAAAGCCGTGCATATGCCGCATGCTCCATCAAAAAGCAGATAATCGGCTGCGCCGATCTTCAACGAGGTCTCGCCCTCTCCACGAGCGCATTCGCGCGATGCTCCCAAAGGCGCTCGGTGCGTTAGCTCTTCGAATGCATTGGTCTTCGATCGAACGCCCATCTCGCCTCAGCCGAAGGATCCCCTCTTCCCCGCGCCACAATGGGGATCACCGGCACATTCCCATCGGTTCGACGCCGGCGGGGCGTCCGTGAGCGAGCTGTCCCGAACTAGTCGTGGGGTTCGGAGATTTCGGCGGTTCGTCTTCAGGACAAGTCTCCTCCTTCCGCAACCGCGGTCGCTTGCGTTCTTGCTCCTTTTGCTTCTCCATGGCCTCTTGAGCCAATTTACGGAGGCGCTCCTTGATCCGATGGAATTCCTCGCTGTCGGTCACATATTCTTCGCGCGGCGGCAGGAAAGCGAATTCGCGAAAGCTATGAATGATGCGATCGGCGAAGGCCGGGTGTGTGCGGAAGAAGCTCGTTCCTCGCGCATACCCCTCCTTGCTCGCCATCTTATCGAAGAACGTGATGAACGAGCGCGGGTCGTATCCGCTCTTCCAGAGGTATTGCGCGCCGAGCTGATCGGCTTCGAGTTCGAATTCTCGGCTCACACCGAGGAGCCTCAATTCGATCACCAGTCCCAGTCCCGCGAATCCGTATTCGAGCAGATAATAGGTGAGCAGGCTCACCACGCCACCGGTCGCGATGTAAGCGGCGATCTGCGCCGCCTGATAGAGGATCGAGGCGATCGTCGCCCGTTTCATCAGTCGCGCGCTGTGACGCGCCGCCGCGTGCGCGATCTCATGCGCGATGACGCCAGCCAGTTCCCCCTCGGTCGCCGCTTCGAGGATGAGTCCCGTGTTGATGAAGAGGAAGCCGCCCGGCAGCGCGAAGGCGTTCACCTCATCGGTCAACAATAGCTGCGTCTTCACCGGGACGCGCAAATCGGAATTCCGCGCGATGTACTCGGCCAGGTTTCGGATGTACGCCTCGATTTCCTCATCCTTGAATTCCGGCGGCATAAGGCCAAGCGCCTTCAACTCTCGAATAGCCTCTTCACCCATCTTGACGTCCTTCTCTTGGCCCTTACCGACCTCGCGGAATCCAATGTCCTCCACATCTCCATAGGGACGCTGCCGCGCGCGCCCAGAGCGGATCTCCTCCTCGATGCGCTTCTTCTCCGGCGGCCATCGCGTGAGCAGATCGAGCTTGGCCTCCTTGTTCTCGTAAGCGACTTCGATCGTCTTGCGCTCGAGGGCTTCCTTCTCGACGAGCTTCTTGCGGAGGCGCTGGATCTGACAGTGAATGTCGCGCCGCTCCTTGGCCGTTTGCGGATCATCCCGCGATCCGCGTCGGTTCAACTCCTGAAGCTTTCGGCGCGCGTCTTCGATCTGACTCCTGAGCGCGGCGATCTCTTGTTTGAGCGCGGTGAGCTTCTGCTCCTTCTCTTTTCGCAGTTGAGCGCGGAACGCCTCGATGTCGCCCGGGCGAAACGTATATTGCTCCGAGAGCGCAAGGACGTCCAAATACGATTTCTCCACGATCTCCGCCAGAGGGGGAGGCACGCGATCTTGAGACCTCGAAGCGCTCAGCGGAGCGAAGTTCGTTAAACAAAGCGAGAGTCCCACGCCGATGGAGAGTAAGCGTATCGGCCGTCTCTTCATCGCTCTGCCTCCTTTCCCGCCTTTAAGATGCCCCAGCAGGCCAATGGGTTTTTCTCCTCCCGCCTCGCGTTAGTTCTCGCGCCCATTTGTCTCCCGTCCGCCCATTCTCGGCGTGAGCGCCGCGCCTCTTCAGTTCAGACGGCTTTCCGCTCACCCACAAGGCCTTGCTGCTCCGACCACCAGTATAAAACGAAGCTCATGCCGCGCCCAAGTCGCTTTCGCCGGAGAGCGGTCTCATGGATTGCCCGAGGGAGCGGGCCCACGCCATGCGCGATGGAGCTTCCATGCGCGCCCGATATGAATGGGCACGAGGAGGGGAAATCCCAGGAGCGCCCACGCACCGAGGTCGCTCCAGAGCGCCGCCGCGAGCAACGTCACCCCCAAGAGGCTCAGGACGACGTGAGCCGTATAGGCGATCGCGCGTCGCGGATCCGCCCGAGGCGTGGAGAAGCGCGTGAGGTCCATCTGAGCGCCAGCCTGCTCCAGCGTGCGCCGCAGCGTCCGCGCAAGTCCGACGAGCAGAAGCACGCCGATCCCGAAGAGGATCGCGCGCCCCTGTATCGCGCGCGTCGCGAACGCTGCCGCGCACACAATCAGCAGCGCGATCATGCCGGCGAGCGTCAACGCGCTCTCGCTGATCGGCAAGGAACGCGGACCGTTCGTCGGTGGGCGTCGCGAGGTCGAGGAAGCGTCCAGAGAGGTTCGTATCGTCATCGGCTGCAGAGTCGTCGAGATGAGCGTCCCCGCGAAAGCGATAGGAGCGGGGATGAGGCGACGCAGGGCGCGATACAGCGGCCGCGTATTCCTCATGAAGGCCGGCGCCACGAGCGTCATGAGGAAGACGTACCAACCCGTGAACTGGAAGAGATCCTCGCGAATGAGGCCGAGTTGTTGACCGAAAGCGGCATACAGCAACGCATACTCGCCGCGCGGGATCATCCCCGCTCCGATAGCGAGCGCGATCGGAGCCGGAAAGCCCGCCAAAAAGGAGAGCGAGGAAGTCACGACCAATTCGGTCAGAATCGAGAGCGGCGCCACCAGTAGGACGAGCGGAAGGACGCGCCTGAGGCTCTCCGGTTCCAGCAGCATGCCAAAGGTGAGGAAGAAGAGGGCGAGGAAGACATCGCGGAAGGATTCCAAGCGGCCGTAGATTCGTTCGCCAAGGTCGCTCTCGCGCGTGGGGGAGATCATGCCGAGCAGGAACGCGCCCGCAGCCGGCGCCAAACCGAACTGCGCTGCTCCGACGCCGGCCAAGATGATCAGCGCAAGCCACAAGAGCGCGAACAGCTCCTCCGACCTCAAGCGCAGCGCGAGCGTCAACGCGCGAGATAAGACTTTCCCTCCGATCCCCAAGACGAGCGCATAAAAGGCCGTTGCCCGGAGAAGCGAGAAGATCAGCGGTGACGTATGCACGCTGTCGCCGGAGAGGCCCGCGAGCACGCCCAGATAGAGCACGGCGACGAAGTCCTCGAAGATCATGATGCCCATGAGCGCTTCCGCTTCGGGATTAGCCGTGCGACGCCATTCGATCAGCAGCTTGGCGACGACCCCGCTGCTGCTCATGGCGACGATGCCGGCCAGAAACGCCCGCTCGATCATGCTCCATCCGAGCGCGTAGCCGACCAAGAATCCCACCGAGAGGTTCGCTAAAAGCTCTCCCGTTCCGACGAACAACACAGCCCCGCGCACGCGCTTGAGGCGTTCCAGGGAGAATTCGACACCGAGGAAGAACATCAGCAGGAGGATGCCCAGCTCTGAGATCGTGCGCACGAGCGCCGTCTCCGCGATCACGCCCAGCGCATTCGGACCGAGCACGGCGCCGACCAAGATGTAGCCGATGATGACCGATTGTCCACGACGGGCAGCGAGCCAGGCTCCGAGGAAGCCGAACAGTAGCAGCAGCCCGAGATCACGTAAGAACGAATGTTCCGGCATAGGCCTCTTCGCTCGAGGAGGGAATCAAGAGCAAGCTTGCGCGCATTCTCCGCCTTCTTCGTGCGGGCACGGGATCATCGCCGGCGCTCGATGCGGAAAGTCCCTCCTCCCTTCGTTCGCCATCAGCAGGTCGCTCTCTCCGGAGGCATGACCAGCATCAGGGAGCCGCTTCGATGAGCCGACGCAGCGCTTCGAATCCCTCCTGCTTGCCGAGGACGACGATCGTATCACCAGCGCGCAGGATTTCTTCGGCCGAAGGGTTGGGCACGCTCTCCGGTTCGCGCAGGATGGCGATGACTGAAACGCCGGTTCGCTTCCGAATGCCCAGCTCGCCGATGCTCTTGCCGACGACTGGAGAGCGCGCGTCGAGTCGGAACCACTCGATGCGCAGCTCTTGTAGGACGACCTCCAAATTCTCCACCGCTTTCGGTCGGAAGAACGCTCCGGCGAGGATCGAGCCAATTTGTCGCGCTTCGTCGTCCCTCAATTCCACGGCGAAGAGCGGGTCGGGATCGCCATCGCGGTAGATGTAGATCTCGCGGATGCCGCTGTGATGGATGACGATCGTGAAGCGATCGCGCTCATACGTCGTGATCTCATATTTTCGCCCGACGCCAGGTAAGTCGACTTCGGAGATGACGGCCATAGCGTCTTCCTCCTCATCGCGTCATCGTGCCGCCTCTGCTTCTTGCGGCGAGAACGCCGCGCTCTCTGGGAAAGGCGCGCGATCTCCTTCCTCCACCCGCGAATGCCAGAGGGGATCGGTCTGCGCGCGAAGCTCTTCCTTCAGTCGCGCGTAGCTTTCGGCGAAGATCCGTTTCTGTTCCTCGGTGAGAGCGGGCGTGCCCGGAGCGACGTGCGCGCGCGTGAT
It encodes the following:
- a CDS encoding cation:proton antiporter translates to MPEHSFLRDLGLLLLFGFLGAWLAARRGQSVIIGYILVGAVLGPNALGVIAETALVRTISELGILLLMFFLGVEFSLERLKRVRGAVLFVGTGELLANLSVGFLVGYALGWSMIERAFLAGIVAMSSSGVVAKLLIEWRRTANPEAEALMGIMIFEDFVAVLYLGVLAGLSGDSVHTSPLIFSLLRATAFYALVLGIGGKVLSRALTLALRLRSEELFALLWLALIILAGVGAAQFGLAPAAGAFLLGMISPTRESDLGERIYGRLESFRDVFLALFFLTFGMLLEPESLRRVLPLVLLVAPLSILTELVVTSSLSFLAGFPAPIALAIGAGMIPRGEYALLYAAFGQQLGLIREDLFQFTGWYVFLMTLVAPAFMRNTRPLYRALRRLIPAPIAFAGTLISTTLQPMTIRTSLDASSTSRRPPTNGPRSLPISESALTLAGMIALLIVCAAAFATRAIQGRAILFGIGVLLLVGLARTLRRTLEQAGAQMDLTRFSTPRADPRRAIAYTAHVVLSLLGVTLLAAALWSDLGAWALLGFPLLVPIHIGRAWKLHRAWRGPAPSGNP
- a CDS encoding DUF393 domain-containing protein; the encoded protein is MGVRSKTNAFEELTHRAPLGASRECARGEGETSLKIGAADYLLFDGACGICTAFARWARRRDQHGRFVFLPYQEVPAEALAPLGLTPQHCAERLYVITRHGRVLGGVFGINAFFSQFFPWRWLVRVIYAVPPLLLLEMAIYALVAKHRHRLSRWLGLSACRPA
- a CDS encoding M48 family metalloprotease, yielding MKRRPIRLLSIGVGLSLCLTNFAPLSASRSQDRVPPPLAEIVEKSYLDVLALSEQYTFRPGDIEAFRAQLRKEKEQKLTALKQEIAALRSQIEDARRKLQELNRRGSRDDPQTAKERRDIHCQIQRLRKKLVEKEALERKTIEVAYENKEAKLDLLTRWPPEKKRIEEEIRSGRARQRPYGDVEDIGFREVGKGQEKDVKMGEEAIRELKALGLMPPEFKDEEIEAYIRNLAEYIARNSDLRVPVKTQLLLTDEVNAFALPGGFLFINTGLILEAATEGELAGVIAHEIAHAAARHSARLMKRATIASILYQAAQIAAYIATGGVVSLLTYYLLEYGFAGLGLVIELRLLGVSREFELEADQLGAQYLWKSGYDPRSFITFFDKMASKEGYARGTSFFRTHPAFADRIIHSFREFAFLPPREEYVTDSEEFHRIKERLRKLAQEAMEKQKEQERKRPRLRKEETCPEDEPPKSPNPTTSSGQLAHGRPAGVEPMGMCR
- a CDS encoding cation:proton antiporter regulatory subunit, giving the protein MAVISEVDLPGVGRKYEITTYERDRFTIVIHHSGIREIYIYRDGDPDPLFAVELRDDEARQIGSILAGAFFRPKAVENLEVVLQELRIEWFRLDARSPVVGKSIGELGIRKRTGVSVIAILREPESVPNPSAEEILRAGDTIVVLGKQEGFEALRRLIEAAP